A single genomic interval of Bacteroidota bacterium harbors:
- a CDS encoding flippase-like domain-containing protein — protein sequence MKKQLFSILKYILLLVLGIGMLWLAFRGVDLNRILEEISDVNWLWLSASIGVSLIAFLSRAHRWNMLIRPTGYSPKLSNTSYSLMVGYLANLAFPRLGEVTRCGSLNRIEKVPFDVLLGTVIVERALDVICLLLCIVMTAVIEFERLGDFLNQNIFDPLKQKAAMMLGSPLFYIVGGIFIMVVLIFIYFQKQKKTNPDKVGIIHKATALLKGIIEGLRSVRKLEHPGWFIFHTVLIWFMYFLMSYLCFFALPATRELSWHAGLFVLVVGGMGMSAPVQGGIGAYHLLVSQGLLLYGLTHEHGLAFATLMHTTQTLVVIVFGAISFALLIFAQRKIKDEQS from the coding sequence TTGAAAAAGCAACTCTTCTCCATTCTGAAATACATCCTCCTGCTGGTTCTCGGGATCGGTATGTTATGGCTGGCCTTTCGGGGAGTTGATCTCAACAGGATTCTGGAAGAAATCAGTGATGTGAACTGGCTTTGGCTCAGCGCTTCTATTGGCGTTTCTCTCATCGCCTTCCTCAGTCGGGCGCATCGCTGGAACATGCTCATTCGTCCGACAGGTTATTCGCCAAAACTCAGCAACACTTCCTATTCCCTCATGGTTGGATACCTCGCCAATCTTGCGTTTCCACGCTTAGGTGAAGTGACACGCTGCGGTTCATTGAATCGTATAGAAAAAGTACCGTTCGATGTTCTGCTCGGAACAGTCATTGTTGAACGAGCGCTGGATGTAATTTGTCTCCTCTTGTGTATTGTGATGACTGCTGTTATCGAATTCGAAAGACTGGGAGATTTTTTGAATCAGAATATTTTCGATCCACTCAAACAAAAAGCAGCGATGATGCTGGGCTCACCACTCTTTTACATTGTCGGCGGAATCTTCATCATGGTAGTCTTGATTTTCATTTATTTTCAAAAACAGAAAAAGACCAATCCGGATAAAGTTGGAATCATTCACAAAGCAACGGCATTATTAAAAGGAATCATCGAAGGGCTCCGCTCTGTTCGTAAACTCGAGCATCCCGGCTGGTTCATCTTTCATACAGTGCTGATCTGGTTTATGTATTTCCTGATGTCTTATCTGTGTTTCTTTGCCTTACCGGCTACCCGGGAACTTAGCTGGCATGCAGGATTGTTTGTGTTGGTTGTTGGCGGAATGGGTATGTCGGCACCCGTACAGGGAGGAATCGGCGCATATCACCTTCTGGTTTCGCAGGGATTGCTTTTGTACGGCCTCACCCATGAACATGGACTCGCGTTTGCCACATTGATGCACACCACCCAAACCCTGGTGGTGATAGTTTTCGGAGCCATCTCGTTTGCATTGCTTATTTTTGCACAACGAAAAATAAAAGATGAGCAATCTTGA
- a CDS encoding CotH kinase family protein translates to MISSYFFNSKRFRFLLACLFLLIGSLQVPAQILINEIQTSNLTTIQDEYLQYDDWIELYNAGASAVNLNGYGLTDDSTNYYRFTFPSMSIASGGYLLIFASDTNKTSVNTHWETAVKENDTWKYRANTTAAPDTNWRNVSFNDGSWSGGTGGIGFGDTDDGTTVATCISVYSRKTFTIADTSKIFESVLNVDYDDGFVAYLNGVEIARVNVGTAGVRPAWNDLAPASREAVMYSGGFPDSFYLSKNVLRSLLRNGTNVLAVEVHNQTSTSTDLSGRVWLSFLVDNSISYFGPIPSWFHPAPVQYLHAKFKLNRAGEKLFLVDGSGNLLDSKFTGSIEPDNSLGRNPDGSSTWCISATPTPGTSNNSVTCFNGYATIPIFSLASGFYPVTQSLVLSTSFPNSQIRYSLDGTDVTSSSTLYTGPISLSTTTTVKARVFSTSALASQTVTSTFFINLNCRLPVYALTTDPYNLYDYNNGIFVEGPNAQASSPHFGANYWMDWEKPIYLEYFDRDKIRAFKFNSGLKITGGWSRMADQKSLEIMLSDKYGLSKLNYPLESDKTWNDKWDDFILHTTGNDRGVCHMRDPMMERLLKPTNIDYLAYEPCLLYINGQSWGVYYTRENDDHHWIEGNYGYKKDEIDLLKESYFYPTIEVKKGSDAAFWTMYNYATTSSPSGASYYSTMATMMDIENMVDYFASETYYPNDDWMGGGNNNLKMWRPTKAGGRFRYLSYDLDFGMGLVGSVSNDMLGTALNPSPHNYNSDIFQKLVQNPAYKRYFINRYADLINTIWLPSNVQSMAYLFRDSLRRDMHFQYEKWGGGDTNQWISNIASMLTFANQRPAYARNYIQSHFSMTSQVTLTIQASPAGSGRIQISTVTPTSYPWSGVYFNGNPVTITAIPNPGYTFDHWRSNTVINTNDPNQVATYNFTTSDVITAYFTGSPVPVQLQISEINYNSDSATNTGDWIELYNPSNSPLDISGWKFRDGADNHTFTFPAPTTIAANGYLVVASDLAKFSAINPTVTNVVGSFGFDFDNGGEDLRLYDNTNTLYTSVLYDDFSPWPLTPDGQGYTLERIFPVSDPNDGNSWFAGCFGGSPGRAYSSPTVTVTAGGSTTICQGSTVSLTANASPGYTFQWKNNGTDIPGANQSSYTASQAGSYTVAVSSSGCSGISSPVTVSVDPAGQVNSTTPASRCGNGSVTLSASGTTAIEWYDAASGGSLVGNGNNFTTPVLSQSFTYYAVSGGACPSARVPVLAGILATTAAPVTQDAGRCGSGTVVLSATDTATIHWYSAASGGTLLATGTTFTTPVLTQSTTYYVEAGTACPSARVPVSAIISSATATPVTSNVSRCGAGTVTLTATDTATIYWYSAASGGSLLATGASYTTPSISSTTTYYVEAGAFCPSARISVQAIVNTIAAAPVTQNASRCGTGSVTLTATDTAAIRWYNAASGGTQVGSGTSFVTPSLSTTTTYYAEAGSVCPSARISAQAIINAQAAAPVTSDVSRCGNGTVTLTATDTAVVRWYSAATGGTLLFTGNSFTTPSLSTTTSYFAEAGSVCPSARVQANAIINTVTTAPVVQNASRCGSGTVVLTATSSSTVNWYNAPGGTLLGTGLSYTTPVISATTTYYAVAGTICPSNAISAQAIINAICASPVTQSANRCGTGTVTLTATDTASIRWYSAASGGSQLGTGTSFVTPSLSASTTYYAEAGSVCPSARIAAQAIINGITATPVASDVARCGTGTVTLTATDTATIRWYSVASGGTILATGTSFTTPVLSVTTPYYVEAGTVCPSARIQVNAIIATAAADPVVQNASRCGTGTVTLTANSAFTVNWYNTPGGTLLGTGASFTTPSISTTTTYYAQAISAGCQSNVVSAQAIINAIAAAPQTQGAGRCGAGSVTLTATDTAAIRWYAASSGGSVLGTGTSFVTPSLSVTTTYYAEAGSVCPSARIAAVASINATTAAPVVQNSSRCGNGTLTLTASDTAAIRWYALASGGSQIGSGTSFITPVLNQTTTYYVEAGSLCPSARVPVQAFVYAVAASPVTSNINRCGPGVVVLTASDTASIRWYNAASGGSLLFTGTTYTTPSLSTSTTYYIEAGSVCPSSRVAVTAGILTVAAAPVTTGANRCGAGSLQLTATDTAAIRWYDASTGGALVSTGNTFTTPVINQTVTYYAEAGSVCPSSRIPAQAIINAITAVPVAPDVARCGQGTIDLIASDTAVINWYDAISGGNLLASGTTYTTPSLTVTTTYYVEAGTICPSQRIAVNAIITTAPSDPVVADSSRCGDGTVTLTAVCPFPVSWYDAPGGNLLATGLTFTTPVLNQTTTYYTQSGAGSCLSAVVAGQAIVNAITADPTITGASRCGAGSVTLVAMDTAAVLWYDVISGGTIISTGPTFLTPSLTQSTTFYVQAGTVCPSPMFAVQAIINDVSPDPVVSDTIHCGPGSVTLTAIDTALVYWYNAAIGGSTLATGSTYTTPQLTQTTTYYLQAGGICPSQVVPLTVFINEINPDPVVTNASNCGSGSVTLMATDTASIYWYDALSGGNLVGTGPSFTTPVLSSTTVYYADAGSVCPSAFVPVTAEILSVPIVNLGNDTVLTTGFSLVLDAGAGFSGYLWSTTETTQAISVNASGIYNVVVTATNGCTSGDTIEVTITTDIQENSGTGSVLVYPNPTHDLSVVQFPKSSSAIRYVIYNASGQVVYSDEVHAMQERTQTLHVENWARGVYFIEVLRKEKPERIRLLIQ, encoded by the coding sequence ATGATTTCTTCTTATTTCTTCAATTCCAAAAGATTCAGATTTCTTCTTGCCTGCTTATTCTTATTGATAGGTTCTCTCCAGGTTCCTGCACAGATTCTTATCAATGAAATCCAGACATCAAATCTTACCACCATCCAGGATGAGTACTTACAATATGATGACTGGATCGAATTGTATAATGCCGGAGCAAGTGCGGTCAACCTGAATGGATATGGATTGACAGATGACTCGACGAATTACTATCGTTTTACATTTCCGAGCATGAGCATTGCTTCCGGAGGCTATCTTTTAATTTTTGCTTCGGATACAAATAAAACTTCTGTAAACACTCACTGGGAGACTGCAGTCAAGGAAAATGATACCTGGAAATACCGCGCTAACACAACTGCTGCTCCCGATACTAACTGGAGAAATGTATCTTTCAATGACGGGTCGTGGTCAGGTGGAACAGGAGGAATTGGTTTTGGTGATACTGATGATGGTACCACAGTAGCAACATGTATTTCCGTTTACTCCCGAAAGACCTTTACAATTGCGGATACCTCAAAAATTTTTGAAAGTGTATTGAATGTCGATTACGATGATGGTTTTGTCGCGTACCTGAATGGAGTAGAGATTGCCCGTGTTAATGTGGGTACAGCCGGTGTTCGTCCGGCCTGGAATGATTTAGCTCCAGCATCACGTGAAGCAGTAATGTATTCCGGTGGATTTCCGGATTCATTTTACCTGTCAAAAAATGTTTTAAGATCACTTCTTCGTAATGGTACAAACGTACTTGCAGTTGAAGTACACAATCAGACTTCGACAAGTACCGATTTGAGTGGTCGGGTTTGGCTGAGTTTCCTTGTCGATAATTCTATCTCTTACTTTGGCCCGATTCCTTCCTGGTTTCATCCGGCGCCTGTACAATACCTTCATGCAAAGTTTAAATTGAATCGTGCAGGTGAGAAGTTGTTTCTTGTGGATGGATCAGGGAATTTGTTGGACAGCAAATTTACAGGTTCTATCGAACCGGATAATTCTTTAGGGAGAAACCCTGATGGTAGTTCTACGTGGTGTATCAGTGCCACACCTACTCCCGGAACAAGCAATAACAGCGTCACCTGTTTCAACGGATACGCAACTATTCCGATTTTTTCACTGGCTTCCGGATTTTATCCGGTTACTCAATCCCTGGTTTTAAGTACATCTTTTCCGAACAGCCAGATTCGCTATTCTCTGGATGGAACTGATGTTACTTCATCGTCAACATTGTATACAGGACCCATTTCATTGAGCACCACAACCACGGTAAAAGCGCGTGTCTTTTCTACAAGCGCTCTTGCCAGCCAGACGGTCACGAGTACTTTTTTTATTAATCTGAATTGTCGTTTGCCGGTATATGCTCTGACAACTGATCCTTACAATCTGTACGATTACAACAACGGAATTTTCGTGGAAGGTCCCAATGCACAGGCTTCAAGTCCGCACTTCGGTGCCAACTACTGGATGGATTGGGAAAAGCCTATCTACCTTGAGTATTTTGACAGAGATAAAATCAGAGCTTTCAAATTTAATTCCGGTTTAAAAATTACAGGTGGATGGTCTCGTATGGCGGATCAGAAAAGTCTGGAGATTATGCTGAGTGATAAATACGGTTTATCAAAACTGAATTACCCGCTTGAATCAGACAAAACCTGGAATGATAAATGGGATGATTTCATCCTGCATACAACCGGAAATGATCGTGGTGTATGTCACATGCGTGATCCAATGATGGAGCGTTTGTTGAAGCCTACCAATATAGATTACCTCGCTTATGAACCTTGTCTCTTGTATATCAATGGACAAAGTTGGGGAGTTTATTATACAAGAGAGAATGATGATCACCATTGGATAGAAGGGAACTACGGATACAAGAAAGACGAAATAGATCTTTTAAAAGAAAGTTATTTCTATCCAACGATAGAAGTGAAAAAGGGAAGTGACGCTGCTTTCTGGACGATGTACAATTACGCGACCACCAGTTCACCCTCTGGTGCATCGTATTATTCCACTATGGCAACCATGATGGATATAGAAAACATGGTCGATTATTTTGCCTCTGAAACATATTATCCTAATGACGATTGGATGGGTGGAGGAAATAATAATCTAAAAATGTGGAGACCTACAAAAGCAGGTGGCCGGTTCAGATATTTATCTTACGACCTTGACTTCGGAATGGGTCTCGTGGGCTCTGTTTCGAACGACATGTTGGGTACAGCACTAAATCCTTCTCCTCACAATTACAATTCTGATATCTTTCAGAAGCTGGTTCAAAATCCTGCCTACAAACGTTATTTCATTAATCGCTATGCGGATTTGATCAACACCATCTGGCTGCCGTCCAATGTGCAATCAATGGCCTACCTGTTTCGTGATTCACTTCGCAGGGACATGCACTTTCAATATGAAAAGTGGGGTGGAGGCGATACTAATCAATGGATTTCAAACATCGCTTCGATGCTGACATTCGCGAATCAGCGTCCGGCTTATGCACGAAATTATATTCAAAGTCATTTCAGTATGACTTCCCAGGTGACACTTACAATACAGGCATCACCTGCTGGTTCAGGTCGAATCCAAATCAGTACTGTGACTCCAACCAGTTACCCTTGGAGTGGGGTATATTTCAATGGCAATCCTGTTACCATTACTGCTATTCCGAATCCGGGATATACATTTGATCACTGGCGTTCGAACACTGTCATCAATACGAATGACCCGAACCAGGTTGCGACCTACAATTTTACAACCAGTGATGTGATCACTGCCTACTTCACAGGATCGCCTGTGCCGGTACAATTGCAAATCAGTGAAATCAATTACAACAGTGATTCCGCTACCAACACAGGCGACTGGATTGAATTGTACAATCCTTCAAATTCACCACTGGATATTTCCGGTTGGAAATTCCGTGATGGTGCCGACAATCACACCTTCACTTTTCCTGCACCAACAACTATCGCAGCGAATGGCTACCTCGTAGTTGCCTCTGATCTTGCGAAATTTTCCGCTATCAATCCTACTGTCACCAATGTGGTGGGCAGTTTTGGTTTTGATTTCGATAATGGCGGTGAAGATCTTCGTTTGTATGACAATACAAATACGCTTTATACATCTGTACTCTATGATGATTTCAGTCCATGGCCATTGACTCCTGACGGACAAGGCTATACACTGGAAAGAATTTTCCCGGTCAGCGACCCGAACGACGGGAACAGTTGGTTTGCAGGATGTTTCGGCGGATCACCCGGAAGAGCATATTCTTCTCCAACAGTTACTGTGACTGCGGGTGGTTCAACAACAATTTGTCAGGGAAGTACTGTTTCTCTCACCGCGAATGCATCTCCGGGTTATACTTTCCAATGGAAAAATAATGGCACCGATATTCCCGGAGCGAATCAATCCAGCTACACTGCTTCTCAGGCAGGTTCATATACTGTAGCCGTTAGTTCTTCAGGTTGTTCAGGAATCTCCAGTCCTGTTACTGTATCAGTGGACCCGGCAGGTCAGGTAAATTCAACCACACCTGCTTCACGATGTGGTAATGGAAGTGTGACCTTGTCAGCTTCGGGAACCACAGCTATTGAATGGTACGATGCTGCTTCCGGTGGAAGTCTTGTTGGCAATGGAAACAATTTTACTACACCCGTACTTTCTCAATCGTTCACCTATTACGCCGTTTCCGGTGGTGCATGTCCTAGTGCACGTGTTCCGGTGTTGGCCGGAATTCTGGCGACTACCGCGGCTCCTGTTACTCAGGACGCAGGGCGCTGTGGTTCAGGAACTGTTGTGCTCAGCGCGACAGATACTGCTACTATCCATTGGTATTCTGCTGCAAGTGGTGGAACATTGCTCGCAACCGGAACTACATTTACAACTCCTGTTCTCACCCAGTCTACAACTTATTATGTAGAAGCAGGAACAGCATGCCCAAGTGCACGTGTTCCGGTTTCTGCCATTATATCATCCGCAACAGCCACACCGGTTACTTCAAATGTAAGTCGCTGCGGAGCAGGTACGGTTACACTCACAGCAACCGACACAGCGACTATCTATTGGTACAGTGCTGCGAGCGGAGGAAGTTTATTGGCAACCGGCGCTTCGTATACTACCCCTTCTATTTCCTCGACAACTACTTATTATGTTGAAGCCGGAGCATTTTGTCCAAGTGCGAGAATCTCTGTACAAGCTATTGTAAATACTATCGCCGCAGCACCGGTCACACAAAATGCAAGCCGCTGTGGAACAGGTAGTGTTACGCTCACTGCTACAGATACTGCCGCTATTCGCTGGTACAATGCTGCGAGTGGTGGTACACAGGTAGGAAGCGGAACTTCTTTTGTTACTCCTTCACTCAGTACAACAACTACTTATTACGCTGAAGCCGGCTCGGTTTGTCCGAGTGCAAGGATTTCCGCTCAGGCAATCATTAATGCACAGGCTGCAGCTCCGGTTACATCAGATGTAAGTCGTTGCGGAAACGGAACAGTTACGCTGACTGCAACTGACACAGCCGTTGTCCGCTGGTATTCTGCTGCAACGGGTGGTACATTGTTGTTCACCGGAAATAGTTTTACAACACCCTCATTAAGTACTACCACCAGTTATTTTGCTGAGGCAGGAAGTGTGTGTCCGAGTGCCAGAGTTCAGGCGAACGCGATTATTAATACAGTCACTACTGCTCCTGTTGTTCAGAATGCAAGTCGTTGCGGAAGCGGTACGGTTGTTTTAACTGCGACTTCTTCTAGTACAGTAAACTGGTACAATGCACCCGGTGGTACATTGTTGGGAACCGGCTTGTCTTATACCACTCCGGTCATTTCTGCAACAACAACATATTATGCTGTTGCCGGAACAATTTGTCCGAGCAATGCTATATCTGCACAAGCGATCATCAACGCGATTTGTGCATCACCGGTAACCCAAAGTGCAAACAGATGCGGAACAGGCACTGTGACCTTGACTGCAACTGACACAGCTAGCATTCGTTGGTATTCCGCTGCATCAGGTGGTTCTCAGCTGGGCACAGGTACAAGTTTTGTTACTCCATCATTATCTGCAAGCACAACATATTATGCGGAGGCAGGTTCTGTTTGTCCGAGTGCAAGAATAGCTGCGCAGGCAATCATCAACGGTATCACAGCAACTCCTGTTGCATCGGATGTTGCAAGATGTGGCACAGGTACAGTAACGCTCACCGCTACTGATACCGCTACCATTCGCTGGTACTCCGTCGCAAGCGGGGGAACAATCCTTGCAACCGGAACTTCTTTCACTACTCCCGTGCTTTCTGTAACTACTCCTTATTACGTTGAAGCCGGAACAGTTTGCCCAAGTGCAAGAATTCAGGTGAATGCAATAATCGCTACAGCGGCTGCGGATCCTGTCGTTCAGAATGCGAGCAGATGCGGTACAGGTACAGTTACTCTTACCGCGAACTCAGCATTCACCGTGAACTGGTATAATACTCCGGGTGGTACTTTACTGGGCACAGGTGCTTCTTTCACTACTCCTTCTATTTCTACAACAACAACTTATTATGCACAGGCCATATCAGCAGGGTGTCAGAGCAATGTGGTCTCCGCGCAAGCCATTATAAACGCGATCGCTGCTGCACCTCAAACACAAGGTGCTGGCAGATGCGGAGCTGGAAGTGTAACGCTCACAGCTACTGATACTGCTGCCATTCGTTGGTATGCTGCATCCAGCGGTGGTTCGGTTCTTGGAACAGGAACCAGCTTTGTCACTCCTTCGCTTTCTGTTACAACTACTTATTATGCTGAAGCAGGTTCGGTCTGCCCGAGTGCAAGGATAGCAGCTGTAGCTTCTATCAATGCCACTACAGCGGCTCCGGTTGTACAAAATTCCAGTCGTTGCGGAAACGGTACGTTAACACTTACTGCCTCGGATACTGCCGCTATTCGCTGGTATGCTCTGGCATCCGGCGGTTCACAAATTGGCTCGGGAACTTCGTTCATAACTCCAGTCTTAAACCAGACCACTACCTATTATGTAGAGGCAGGATCTTTATGCCCAAGTGCCCGGGTTCCTGTTCAGGCTTTTGTTTATGCTGTCGCTGCATCTCCTGTCACAAGCAATATCAATCGTTGTGGTCCTGGTGTTGTGGTATTGACCGCAAGTGATACTGCCAGTATCCGTTGGTACAATGCTGCTTCAGGTGGAAGTTTACTCTTCACTGGTACAACGTATACAACACCTTCTCTATCTACTTCAACAACTTACTATATTGAAGCGGGAAGTGTTTGCCCTAGTTCGCGCGTCGCAGTTACAGCGGGAATATTGACGGTTGCTGCAGCCCCGGTGACAACCGGCGCGAATCGTTGTGGTGCCGGTTCTTTACAGCTCACAGCAACAGATACAGCCGCAATTCGCTGGTATGACGCATCCACAGGTGGTGCATTGGTAAGTACAGGTAATACGTTCACTACACCGGTGATCAACCAGACAGTTACTTATTATGCAGAAGCAGGTAGTGTATGTCCTAGTTCAAGAATACCCGCTCAGGCAATTATCAATGCAATTACTGCAGTTCCGGTTGCTCCTGATGTGGCGCGCTGCGGACAGGGTACTATCGACCTGATCGCAAGTGATACTGCTGTGATCAATTGGTATGATGCAATAAGTGGAGGAAATTTGCTTGCAAGCGGAACCACTTACACAACACCTTCATTGACTGTTACTACAACATATTATGTCGAAGCAGGTACAATTTGTCCGAGTCAGCGAATTGCTGTCAATGCCATCATCACCACTGCTCCGTCGGATCCGGTAGTTGCAGATAGTTCCAGATGCGGAGATGGTACTGTAACACTGACTGCAGTTTGTCCATTCCCTGTCAGCTGGTATGATGCACCGGGAGGAAATTTGCTTGCGACAGGTCTTACATTCACAACTCCGGTACTCAATCAAACAACTACATATTATACACAATCCGGAGCTGGATCTTGTCTGAGTGCAGTTGTGGCTGGTCAGGCGATTGTAAATGCGATCACGGCAGATCCTACAATAACCGGAGCGAGTCGTTGTGGAGCGGGTAGTGTAACTCTAGTTGCAATGGATACAGCAGCTGTATTGTGGTACGATGTGATCTCAGGCGGTACAATCATCAGTACAGGTCCAACATTCTTAACACCATCACTGACACAGAGCACAACATTTTATGTTCAGGCAGGAACAGTATGTCCGAGCCCAATGTTTGCTGTACAGGCCATCATTAACGATGTATCACCTGATCCGGTTGTAAGTGATACAATTCATTGTGGTCCGGGTTCAGTGACTCTGACCGCGATTGATACAGCGCTTGTGTATTGGTACAATGCCGCGATCGGTGGATCCACACTTGCAACGGGATCTACTTATACGACTCCTCAGTTGACACAAACCACAACTTATTACCTTCAGGCCGGTGGCATTTGTCCGAGCCAGGTTGTTCCGCTCACTGTATTTATAAATGAAATAAATCCGGATCCTGTAGTAACCAATGCAAGCAATTGCGGAAGCGGTTCAGTAACTCTAATGGCCACTGATACTGCAAGCATTTATTGGTATGATGCGCTTAGCGGAGGAAATCTTGTTGGAACAGGTCCATCATTTACAACTCCTGTGCTTTCTTCCACAACAGTTTATTATGCTGATGCAGGTTCGGTTTGTCCAAGCGCATTTGTTCCTGTCACCGCAGAAATTCTCTCTGTACCTATTGTAAACCTGGGGAATGATACAGTGCTTACAACCGGATTCTCATTGGTGCTTGATGCCGGTGCCGGTTTCTCAGGTTATTTGTGGAGCACAACCGAAACAACTCAGGCAATTTCTGTGAATGCAAGTGGAATTTACAATGTCGTAGTAACCGCTACGAATGGTTGTACCTCCGGAGATACAATTGAAGTTACAATTACCACTGATATTCAGGAAAACTCCGGTACAGGAAGTGTATTGGTGTATCCCAACCCAACACATGATCTGAGCGTGGTGCAATTCCCCAAATCATCATCTGCTATTCGCTATGTGATTTACAATGCATCCGGACAAGTCGTTTACAGCGATGAGGTGCATGCGATGCAGGAACGTACACAAACCTTGCATGTGGAAAATTGGGCGAGGGGAGTTTACTTCATTGAAGTTCTTCGAAAAGAAAAACCGGAACGCATTCGTTTATTGATTCAATAG
- the radA gene encoding DNA repair protein RadA yields MAKVKTTFYCQNCGVQSPKWIGRCPSCGEWNTYVEEIVSKGEETSAWKKSADKKARVAQPHRLDDISISDEHRIALPDKELHRVLGGGMVPGSLVLMGGEPGIGKSTLLLQLALQLKNKTVLYVSGEESEQQIKMRAERLKMKSDGFFILTETALENVFHQISEINPAVLIVDSIQTIFSNKIESSPGSVSQIRECTSELLRYAKESSTPVFLIGHITKDGLIAGPKILEHMVDTVLQFEGDRHHVYRILRAVKNRFGSTAELGIYEMQGAGLREVSNPSEVLIAQREEALSGVAIAATMEGIRPLLIETQALVSSAVYGTPQRSSTGFDLRRLSMLLAVLEKRCGFRLGAKDVFLNIAGGIKVEDPGIDLAVICAILSSNEDIAISPKIAFAAEVGLSGEIRPVTRVESRISEAEKMGFEQIVISKYNLKGLDKSRFQHIKVNAVSKVEEVFALLFG; encoded by the coding sequence GTGGCCAAAGTAAAAACAACATTTTATTGTCAGAATTGTGGAGTGCAATCTCCCAAATGGATTGGACGTTGCCCTTCCTGCGGCGAATGGAATACCTATGTCGAGGAGATTGTTTCGAAAGGTGAAGAAACATCAGCCTGGAAAAAATCTGCCGATAAAAAAGCCAGAGTCGCTCAACCACACCGGCTTGACGATATCAGTATTTCCGATGAACACAGGATCGCGCTTCCGGATAAAGAACTGCACCGGGTACTTGGCGGCGGAATGGTTCCGGGATCATTGGTGCTGATGGGTGGAGAACCAGGAATTGGGAAATCGACATTATTACTTCAGCTTGCTTTGCAGCTGAAGAACAAAACCGTTTTGTATGTGAGTGGAGAAGAAAGCGAACAGCAAATAAAAATGCGCGCGGAACGGCTGAAGATGAAAAGTGATGGCTTCTTCATTCTCACAGAAACAGCCCTCGAAAATGTCTTTCACCAGATTTCCGAAATCAATCCTGCAGTACTGATTGTTGATTCCATTCAAACAATTTTCAGTAACAAAATTGAATCATCCCCCGGAAGTGTTTCACAAATCCGTGAATGTACTTCGGAATTATTACGCTACGCGAAAGAGAGTTCTACTCCTGTTTTTCTGATCGGACACATCACAAAAGATGGTCTGATCGCCGGACCAAAAATCCTTGAACACATGGTGGATACGGTTTTGCAGTTTGAAGGCGACCGGCATCATGTGTATCGGATTCTGCGTGCAGTCAAAAATCGTTTTGGATCAACCGCTGAATTGGGAATTTATGAAATGCAGGGAGCAGGTCTCCGTGAAGTCAGCAATCCTTCTGAAGTATTGATCGCTCAAAGGGAAGAAGCCCTGAGTGGAGTCGCCATCGCCGCAACAATGGAAGGTATCCGTCCTTTGTTGATCGAAACACAGGCACTGGTCAGCTCCGCTGTGTATGGCACACCTCAGCGATCCTCTACAGGTTTTGATTTGAGAAGACTCAGCATGTTGCTCGCTGTACTGGAAAAACGATGCGGATTTCGTCTAGGAGCAAAAGATGTTTTTCTCAATATAGCCGGTGGAATAAAAGTAGAAGATCCGGGAATTGATCTGGCTGTTATCTGTGCCATACTTTCTTCGAATGAAGATATTGCCATTTCTCCAAAGATTGCTTTCGCGGCGGAAGTTGGGCTCAGTGGTGAAATCCGTCCGGTTACCCGTGTGGAAAGTCGTATCAGCGAAGCTGAAAAAATGGGCTTTGAACAAATTGTCATCAGCAAATACAACCTGAAAGGTTTAGACAAAAGCAGGTTTCAGCATATAAAAGTGAATGCTGTTTCCAAAGTGGAAGAAGTGTTCGCTCTGTTATTTGGATAA
- the rfaE2 gene encoding D-glycero-beta-D-manno-heptose 1-phosphate adenylyltransferase, translating to MSNLEIIEKKVFDLNSLKHFLEVHRFFGRKIVFTNGCFDILHLGHVDYLSKAADLGDVLIVGVNTDASVARLKGEHRPINSEKQRSMILASLHFVDGVILFGEDTPLELIRDVKPDVLVKGSDYKPEDIVGADVVKAGGGKIVTIDFLPGFSTSGIEQKIRAGKK from the coding sequence ATGAGCAATCTTGAAATAATTGAGAAGAAGGTCTTTGATCTGAATTCACTAAAGCACTTTCTTGAAGTACACCGTTTTTTTGGAAGAAAAATTGTTTTTACAAACGGCTGCTTCGATATTCTCCATCTTGGTCATGTTGATTATCTGTCCAAAGCCGCTGATCTGGGCGATGTCCTGATCGTTGGTGTCAATACAGATGCTTCGGTCGCCCGTCTCAAAGGGGAGCACCGTCCGATCAATTCCGAAAAACAGCGATCCATGATTCTGGCTTCCCTTCATTTTGTCGACGGGGTCATCCTTTTTGGGGAAGACACTCCACTGGAACTCATCAGGGATGTAAAACCCGATGTCCTTGTCAAAGGCTCAGATTACAAGCCGGAAGACATTGTAGGGGCGGATGTGGTGAAAGCCGGAGGGGGAAAAATCGTCACAATCGACTTTTTACCGGGATTTTCAACCTCTGGAATCGAACAAAAGATCCGTGCCGGGAAAAAATAA